One Alicyclobacillus acidoterrestris DNA window includes the following coding sequences:
- the truA gene encoding tRNA pseudouridine(38-40) synthase TruA — protein sequence MSTESVESRGGRIRLVVSYDGADFHGFARQKGLRTVQGVLEDTLSNLLGTFIEVHGSGRTDKGVHARAQVVHFDLPYGPPADRIVHVLSRRLPNDIIPISASQVDSTFHARFSVVRKTYRYHIFRGNLPDVFKYRFSWHVPEALDIAAMRRAGAHLVGEHDFTSFCAAAAPQEDKVRTIYELRIEESGEDLYLYCAGSGFLQYMVRIITGTLVDVGLGGMSAERLPDILAAKSREAAGRTAPAHGLCLWNVEYPIVYGGRVLDL from the coding sequence ATGAGTACCGAGTCTGTTGAAAGCCGTGGAGGGCGCATTCGCCTTGTCGTCTCGTACGACGGGGCGGACTTCCACGGCTTTGCTCGTCAAAAGGGTCTACGGACCGTGCAAGGTGTCTTGGAGGACACGTTATCTAATTTGCTGGGTACGTTCATTGAGGTTCATGGTTCTGGCCGAACGGACAAGGGTGTTCATGCGCGTGCTCAAGTTGTTCACTTTGATTTGCCGTATGGACCACCGGCGGATAGGATTGTACACGTGTTATCCAGACGGCTTCCAAACGATATTATTCCCATCTCCGCATCTCAGGTCGACTCGACATTTCATGCCCGCTTCTCGGTTGTTCGTAAGACGTATCGGTACCATATTTTTCGAGGGAATCTCCCGGATGTGTTTAAGTACCGGTTCTCATGGCACGTGCCAGAGGCGCTGGACATCGCGGCGATGCGACGCGCTGGAGCGCACTTGGTAGGCGAGCACGATTTTACGAGTTTTTGTGCGGCTGCCGCCCCTCAAGAGGACAAGGTTCGGACCATCTACGAGCTTCGCATCGAAGAGTCTGGTGAGGACTTGTATCTCTACTGTGCGGGCAGTGGTTTTCTGCAATATATGGTGCGGATTATCACAGGGACGCTCGTGGATGTGGGCCTGGGTGGCATGTCGGCGGAAAGGTTGCCAGATATCCTGGCCGCGAAGTCCAGAGAGGCGGCGGGTCGGACAGCCCCTGCGCACGGCTTGTGTCTGTGGAACGTGGAATATCCAATCGTTTACGGTGGTCGAGTACTTGATCTATAA
- the rpsD gene encoding 30S ribosomal protein S4: MARYTGPVCRLCRREGIKLYLKGDRCFSEKCAIDKRPYAPGQHGQGRKRNSEYGQQLREKQKARRYYGVLESQFERYYEEASRRRGVTGENLLELLESRLDNVVYRLGMAASRKEARQLVRHGHFSVNGRRVDIPSYLVREGDVIAVREKSREAGRVKELIELLSSRTIPAWLELDAENLSGKVLRKPAREEIDTPVEEQMIIEHYSR; the protein is encoded by the coding sequence ATGGCAAGATATACAGGCCCAGTGTGCCGTCTATGCCGTCGCGAGGGCATTAAGCTCTATCTGAAGGGCGACCGCTGCTTCAGTGAAAAATGTGCCATCGACAAACGGCCATACGCACCTGGTCAGCATGGACAAGGTCGCAAACGCAATTCGGAGTACGGCCAGCAGCTGCGTGAAAAGCAAAAGGCTCGCCGTTACTACGGAGTTTTGGAAAGTCAGTTCGAACGTTATTATGAGGAAGCTAGTCGCCGTCGTGGCGTTACTGGTGAAAATCTATTGGAATTGCTCGAGAGCCGTCTCGACAACGTCGTCTATCGACTGGGTATGGCTGCATCCCGCAAGGAAGCTCGTCAGTTGGTGCGCCACGGTCACTTTAGTGTGAACGGCCGCCGCGTCGACATTCCGTCCTACCTCGTTCGTGAGGGAGATGTCATTGCAGTTCGTGAGAAGAGCCGTGAGGCAGGTCGCGTCAAGGAACTCATCGAACTGTTGAGCAGCCGCACGATTCCGGCGTGGCTTGAGCTGGACGCTGAAAACCTCAGCGGTAAGGTTCTGCGCAAGCCTGCGCGCGAAGAAATCGACACGCCAGTCGAAGAGCAAATGATTATCGAGCACTACTCGCGGTAA
- a CDS encoding DNA-directed RNA polymerase subunit alpha — translation MIEIEKPRIEIVEQTENYGKFVCEPLERGYGTTFGNSLRRILLSSIPGAAVRSIKIEGVLHEFATIPGVVEDVTEVILNLKRLSLKIHSDEEKVLIIDADHPGAITAADIRADSDVDIMNPDLHIATLTEGARVYMELRAGRGRGYVPAHRNKPEEQEIGLIPIDSLYAPISRVNFSVENTRVGQVTDYDKLTLEVWTDGSIAPDEAVSVGAKILTDHLMLFVGLTDRGKDTDMMVEKESTQNDRVMDMPIEELDLSVRSYNCLKRAGINTVAELCSRSEEEMMKVRNLGRKSLEEVVEKLEGLGLGLRDDD, via the coding sequence ATGATTGAAATAGAGAAGCCGCGGATTGAGATTGTAGAACAGACAGAGAACTACGGCAAGTTCGTCTGTGAACCTCTGGAGCGTGGTTATGGTACGACGTTCGGAAACTCTTTGCGCCGAATTTTGCTGTCTTCTATCCCTGGAGCAGCGGTTCGGTCGATAAAGATTGAGGGCGTACTTCACGAATTCGCCACGATTCCGGGCGTTGTTGAAGATGTCACTGAGGTGATTCTCAATCTCAAACGGCTCTCGCTCAAAATTCACTCCGACGAAGAGAAAGTTCTTATCATCGACGCGGATCATCCGGGAGCAATCACGGCCGCTGACATTCGAGCCGATTCGGATGTAGACATCATGAATCCGGATTTGCACATCGCAACGCTCACGGAAGGCGCGAGGGTTTACATGGAACTTCGCGCTGGCCGTGGCCGCGGTTATGTGCCTGCGCATCGGAACAAACCGGAGGAACAGGAAATTGGGTTAATTCCAATCGACTCATTGTACGCGCCTATCTCGCGTGTGAATTTCTCTGTGGAAAACACACGTGTAGGTCAAGTGACGGACTATGACAAACTGACGCTCGAAGTTTGGACGGATGGCAGTATCGCTCCGGACGAGGCTGTCAGTGTCGGGGCCAAGATTCTCACGGATCACTTGATGCTCTTCGTAGGACTGACCGATCGCGGTAAAGATACCGATATGATGGTCGAAAAGGAAAGTACGCAGAATGATCGCGTGATGGATATGCCAATTGAGGAACTCGACTTGTCGGTGCGTTCCTACAATTGTCTGAAGCGCGCGGGTATCAATACAGTCGCTGAACTTTGCTCACGCTCTGAAGAGGAAATGATGAAAGTTCGCAATCTGGGACGCAAGTCGCTGGAGGAAGTCGTCGAGAAGCTTGAAGGCCTTGGTTTGGGCCTGCGAGACGACGACTGA
- a CDS encoding N-acetylmuramoyl-L-alanine amidase, with protein MRGHKWRSGFAVWMSLACVLVSSIGWVNPNSASAASTIGSSRTNEEAEGDTTLRPGLVGKVIVVDAGHGGKDSGARGVAGVHEKEITLAVAHRLTSYLQEAGATVVTTRMTDTDLASDEDERNRRRHLGDLRGRFEVTKRQKIDAFVSIHCNAAPSPDWHGAQVLYLKDNEHAKQLATVMQQTFQETLLPTKRSIQSNRTLYLLKRIDGPTVLAEIGFITNPNEAHWLQQPSYQDKVALAMYIALRRYYDGGQTTGRPSSANDSHRVS; from the coding sequence ATGAGGGGTCACAAGTGGCGATCCGGCTTCGCAGTGTGGATGAGCCTGGCGTGCGTGTTGGTCAGTTCGATTGGGTGGGTGAATCCGAATTCGGCATCTGCCGCATCAACGATTGGGTCGTCGCGTACGAATGAAGAGGCAGAGGGCGATACGACGCTGCGCCCTGGTTTGGTGGGTAAGGTGATTGTGGTTGACGCGGGGCATGGTGGGAAGGATTCGGGCGCGAGAGGTGTCGCCGGCGTCCATGAGAAAGAGATTACACTTGCGGTCGCGCATCGATTGACGTCGTACCTGCAAGAAGCGGGCGCCACAGTCGTCACGACGAGAATGACGGACACGGATTTAGCTTCCGATGAAGACGAACGAAATCGACGGCGACATTTAGGCGATTTGCGCGGGCGTTTTGAGGTGACCAAGCGCCAGAAGATTGATGCGTTCGTCTCCATTCACTGTAATGCCGCTCCTTCGCCGGATTGGCACGGGGCACAGGTTTTGTATTTGAAGGACAATGAACACGCCAAGCAGTTGGCCACGGTTATGCAACAGACGTTTCAGGAAACTTTGCTTCCGACAAAGCGCAGCATTCAGTCGAATCGGACCTTGTATTTATTGAAGCGGATCGACGGACCGACGGTATTGGCGGAGATTGGGTTTATTACGAATCCGAATGAGGCACACTGGTTGCAGCAGCCTAGCTATCAAGATAAGGTAGCGCTTGCCATGTATATCGCGTTGCGTCGTTATTACGACGGCGGTCAGACAACAGGGAGGCCTTCGTCTGCGAACGACAGTCATCGTGTCTCTTAG
- a CDS encoding Mrp/NBP35 family ATP-binding protein has product MVTKEQVLDVLRDVEDPEVHKSIVELDMVKNIEIEEGRVNVEVLLTIRGCPLRTIIEKEVEERILSLPGVEQVNVQIGHMTDEQRAAFTAKVRGGNTESAAPQQQAVPALLRGDKPVQFLAIASGKGGVGKSTVTANLAVALARQGVRVAVIDADIYGFSIPAIFGVQDKKPTVIDELIMPIEVEGVKLISMQFFVPKDTPVVWRGPMLGKMLRNFFGQVHWGDVDVVLLDLPPGTGDMALDVHSLLPNSKQLIVTTPQAAASAVAVRAGLMGVRTNHEVIGVVENMAYFQFDDSDERAYIFGRGGGEQVASQLNTELLIEIPIANLDKQKDPLFDELSLQGQAYRQLAERVGMRLGVKTQPLQRNA; this is encoded by the coding sequence GTGGTCACGAAGGAACAAGTGTTAGACGTATTGCGGGACGTTGAGGATCCCGAGGTCCATAAAAGTATTGTGGAATTGGACATGGTGAAGAACATCGAGATCGAAGAGGGACGAGTGAACGTTGAGGTATTATTGACGATTCGCGGATGCCCGTTGCGGACCATCATTGAAAAGGAAGTCGAAGAACGCATTCTCTCCCTTCCGGGCGTTGAACAAGTCAACGTGCAGATTGGCCATATGACGGATGAGCAACGCGCAGCGTTTACGGCTAAGGTACGCGGCGGGAACACGGAGTCAGCTGCGCCACAACAACAAGCGGTTCCGGCACTTTTACGCGGAGACAAACCAGTTCAATTCCTCGCGATTGCATCCGGAAAAGGCGGCGTTGGGAAGTCGACAGTCACTGCCAATTTGGCCGTCGCATTGGCTCGACAAGGCGTCCGGGTAGCGGTAATTGATGCCGACATCTATGGATTTAGCATTCCTGCCATCTTTGGTGTGCAGGATAAGAAACCAACGGTGATTGACGAACTCATCATGCCGATAGAGGTGGAAGGCGTCAAACTGATTTCCATGCAGTTCTTTGTGCCAAAAGACACACCGGTGGTATGGCGTGGACCTATGCTTGGAAAAATGCTTCGTAACTTCTTTGGCCAAGTTCATTGGGGCGACGTTGATGTGGTGTTACTCGATTTGCCACCAGGGACTGGGGACATGGCACTCGACGTTCACTCGCTGCTGCCGAATAGCAAGCAGCTGATTGTCACGACGCCGCAGGCGGCTGCTTCCGCGGTAGCGGTGCGCGCTGGTCTGATGGGTGTGCGGACCAACCACGAGGTCATTGGTGTCGTCGAGAATATGGCTTACTTCCAGTTCGATGATTCCGACGAGCGCGCTTACATTTTCGGCCGCGGAGGCGGTGAGCAAGTCGCTTCCCAGTTGAATACGGAACTGTTGATTGAGATTCCGATCGCGAACCTGGACAAGCAAAAGGATCCGTTGTTTGACGAGTTGTCCTTACAAGGGCAAGCATATCGGCAGTTGGCTGAACGCGTTGGTATGCGGCTTGGTGTGAAGACCCAGCCACTTCAACGAAACGCGTGA
- the rpsI gene encoding 30S ribosomal protein S9: MARLQYMATGRRKTSVARVRLVPGDGNIHINKRTMDDYFGLETLKLIVKQPLLLTETLGQYDVHANVYGGGMSGQAGAIRHGIARALLKVDPELRGSLKKAGLLTRDARMKERKKYGLKAARRAPQFSKR; encoded by the coding sequence TTGGCTCGTTTACAGTATATGGCCACTGGGCGACGCAAAACGTCTGTCGCCCGTGTACGTTTAGTTCCTGGCGATGGAAACATTCATATCAACAAGCGCACGATGGACGATTACTTCGGTCTTGAGACTCTGAAGTTGATTGTTAAGCAACCGTTGCTGTTGACGGAGACATTGGGTCAGTACGATGTACACGCCAATGTCTACGGTGGCGGCATGTCAGGTCAAGCCGGTGCAATTCGTCACGGTATTGCCCGCGCTTTGCTGAAGGTTGACCCTGAGCTCCGCGGTTCCTTGAAGAAGGCCGGTCTGCTCACGCGTGACGCACGCATGAAGGAACGGAAGAAGTACGGCTTGAAGGCTGCACGTCGTGCACCACAGTTCTCCAAGCGTTAA
- the rplQ gene encoding 50S ribosomal protein L17 produces the protein MAYRKLNRTSSNRKALFRSLVTDLVLYERIQTTEAKAKELRSIADKMITLAKRGDLHARRQVASYVRREHLDNGDEQNQDAIQKLFSVLADRYKERNGGYTRIVKIGPRRGDAAPMVQIELVQ, from the coding sequence GTGGCTTATCGTAAACTGAACCGTACGTCTTCGAACCGTAAAGCGTTATTCCGTAGTTTGGTTACGGATCTCGTATTGTATGAGCGCATTCAAACGACCGAAGCGAAGGCAAAGGAACTGCGTTCAATTGCTGACAAGATGATTACGTTGGCAAAGCGCGGCGACTTGCACGCACGCCGTCAGGTGGCATCGTACGTTCGTCGTGAGCACCTCGACAACGGTGATGAACAGAACCAGGATGCGATTCAAAAGCTGTTCAGCGTCCTCGCTGATCGCTATAAAGAACGCAATGGCGGTTATACGCGCATTGTGAAAATCGGACCTCGTCGTGGTGATGCGGCTCCGATGGTACAGATTGAACTCGTTCAATGA
- the rplM gene encoding 50S ribosomal protein L13: MRTTYMAKPGSVERKWYVIDAAGWRVGRLATHIASILRGKHKPEFTPHVDTGDFVIVINADKVEFTGKKLQDKKYRRHSGYPGGLKETTAAEMLAKHPERVLYYAVRGMLPHNSLGRAQLKKFKVYAGPEHPHAAQQPVPFTPGNQE; this comes from the coding sequence ATGCGTACGACGTATATGGCTAAGCCAGGCAGCGTTGAACGCAAGTGGTACGTGATTGATGCTGCAGGCTGGCGTGTAGGTCGACTTGCAACTCATATCGCATCCATCTTGCGTGGTAAACATAAACCAGAGTTCACACCACACGTGGACACCGGAGATTTCGTGATTGTGATTAACGCCGATAAAGTAGAATTTACCGGTAAGAAATTGCAGGACAAGAAGTATCGTCGTCACTCTGGATATCCAGGCGGATTGAAAGAGACGACTGCGGCAGAAATGCTGGCAAAGCATCCTGAGCGCGTACTTTATTACGCTGTTCGTGGTATGTTGCCGCACAACTCTTTGGGCCGTGCGCAACTGAAGAAGTTTAAGGTCTACGCAGGACCTGAGCATCCACACGCAGCACAACAACCTGTGCCGTTTACACCTGGCAATCAGGAATAA
- the rpsK gene encoding 30S ribosomal protein S11, which translates to MPKVKAGRRGATARPRRRDRKNVEAGVAHIRSTFNNTIVSITDPTGAVISWSSAGNVGFKGSRKSTPYAAQMAAETAARTAMEHGMKSVEVAVKGPGAGREAAIRALQAAGLEVSGIRDVTPIPHNGCRPPKRRRV; encoded by the coding sequence TTGCCAAAGGTGAAAGCAGGACGTCGTGGGGCGACTGCTCGTCCGCGCCGTCGTGATCGTAAAAACGTCGAAGCAGGTGTGGCACACATCCGTTCCACATTTAACAATACTATCGTGAGTATCACGGACCCGACTGGTGCCGTAATTTCTTGGTCCAGCGCGGGTAACGTTGGGTTTAAAGGTTCCCGTAAGAGCACGCCGTACGCAGCTCAGATGGCTGCAGAGACGGCTGCGCGCACAGCGATGGAGCACGGTATGAAGTCTGTCGAAGTCGCTGTCAAGGGACCTGGGGCAGGTCGTGAGGCCGCAATTCGCGCGCTTCAAGCGGCTGGTCTCGAAGTGAGTGGGATTCGCGATGTGACGCCGATTCCGCACAACGGTTGCCGCCCACCGAAACGCCGTCGCGTATAA